One segment of bacterium DNA contains the following:
- a CDS encoding HU family DNA-binding protein translates to MTKGELIKIVADKAGIPNRTATLAFEAITDEITKALSKGKRVALVRFGSFSVSKRAARMGRNPLTKQEIRIPTKKVPRFKPSRELKKRVSRK, encoded by the coding sequence CTGACAAAAGGTGAGTTGATTAAGATAGTTGCCGATAAGGCAGGCATACCAAACCGTACCGCGACTCTCGCGTTTGAAGCAATTACCGATGAAATTACGAAGGCTCTTTCAAAAGGCAAACGTGTGGCCCTTGTTAGATTTGGAAGTTTCTCGGTTTCCAAGAGGGCGGCCCGAATGGGTCGGAATCCACTAACTAAACAAGAAATCAGAATTCCGACAAAGAAAGTCCCGAGATTTAAGCCGAGCCGGGA